DNA sequence from the Gammaproteobacteria bacterium genome:
AATCATCTGATGGCTATTGCCGGCGTGCATATTGGCTTTGTCGCGGGATTTATCTATTGTTTGGTAAATTTTCTTTGGCGACGCAGCACACGTTGTCTGTTATGGATGCCGGCACCATTGGCTGCTGCCTTTGGCTCGTTGGCTGCTGCTATGCTTTATAGCGCATTGGCGGGGTTTGCCTTACCGACACAGCGTGCGCTTTTAATGCTGACTTTGTTTATGTTGGGGTTATTTTTGCGGCGGCAATTGTCAGTGTGGAATGCATTTGCATTGGCAGTACTAGTGGTATTAATTGTCGATCCCCTCGCTACGTTAACGGTTAGCTTCTGGTTATCTTTTGGTGCGGTATTTGTCATATTATATGGCATCAGTGGTCGTGTGCATCCAGGCGGATTATGGTGGAAGTATGCCCGCGTGCAATGGGTGATTACCTTAGGTTTAATTCCAATTTCCTTGGTGCTGTTTCAGCAGACTTCATTGATTGCTTTTCTGGCCAATACCTTGGCTGTCCCCGCGGTTGGAATTTTAGTATTACCGTTGTGTTTATCGGGCGCTTTAATTTTATTAATTTGGCCATTCGCAGGACATTGGTTGTTAGTCGCTGCGGCAAAAATCATTGCAGTCATCTGGTGGCTGTTGGCAAAGCTGGCGCAGTCACCAGGAGCTATCTGGCAGCAGAGTATTGCCAATCCTTGGATATTGGCTACTACCATCATAGCGATGCTGCTGCTTTTGGCGCCCAAAGGTTTACCAGTACGCTGGCTAGGTGTGTTGTGGTTGCTGCCATTATTGTATTATCGCGCGCCTGTACCTGCGGCAGGTGAGGTATGGTTGACTTTGTTAGATGTGGGGCAGGGATTATCTGCGGTAATACGCACTGCACATCATACATTAGTCTTTGATGCCGGTCCGAAAATGGGTTTGCAGGATGATGCCGGAGCACGCGTGATTGTGCCATTCTTGCATAGTTTGGGTATTAAACGCCTAGATATGCTCATGATTAGTCATGGAGATAGTGATCACATTGGTGGAGCGTTTTCAGTGTTGGCGCAGATGCCGGTGTCACAAATTATTACCAGTGTGCCGGAACGTTTTACGCCAAAGTCAGCACAAGTCTGCCGACAAGGACAAACCTGGCGCTGGGATCAGGTGGTATTTCGGGTGCTTTATCCACCTCCTGAATTATTGCACCAGGATAATAACAGTTCCTGTGTGTTAGCAATCAGTCAGAATAATCAGCAGACAGTGTTGTTGACGGGCGATATTGAAGAATCTGCAGAATATTATCTGTTGCAACGGTCGCAAGACGCATTATCTACAAAAATCTTAGTTGTTCCGCATCATGGCAGCAGTACTTCATCGACAACGGATTTTGTTAACGCGGTTCATCCGCAATATGCATTATTTCCGGTTGGATACAAAAATCGTTATCACTTCCCCAGCCCAATGGTATTGGCACGTTATCAGCGCATTTTAGCAATATTGTTGGATACGGCGAGTGGAGGCGCTATCACTTTACGATTGAATAAGAATGCTGAAGTGGCACAAGTTTTGATAAAACGACAACAAGCACGTAAAATATGGTAACCACATTTTTTTCATAATCTGAGTGTTTTATAAAACCATTGATTTTATAGTATAGCTCTTGGCCTCCTCCATCATCCTCTTAAAATCTCTTTTAGAAAAAATTTCGTAAGAAATTGAAAGATCTTTA
Encoded proteins:
- a CDS encoding DNA internalization-related competence protein ComEC/Rec2, whose amino-acid sequence is MYISVAGFLMGIMVLQFSKTLPLLTWVILAGVVWLSLAWIFLKRVPWLFCFVLCAILGCGYVVFTAQRVLSWSLPNAWEGKTVTITGVIASLPRVQIDQANFEFNLQTLDGQVQLTRLRLSWFHYPANVSLTMGSHWQFQVRLKKPHGLANPGGFDYEKWLFARRIRATGYIISGVSQPTSNKFSLHDINGKFRQYLQQKIQQTLAGEATSGLITALIMGAQSGITEKQWQVMQATGTNHLMAIAGVHIGFVAGFIYCLVNFLWRRSTRCLLWMPAPLAAAFGSLAAAMLYSALAGFALPTQRALLMLTLFMLGLFLRRQLSVWNAFALAVLVVLIVDPLATLTVSFWLSFGAVFVILYGISGRVHPGGLWWKYARVQWVITLGLIPISLVLFQQTSLIAFLANTLAVPAVGILVLPLCLSGALILLIWPFAGHWLLVAAAKIIAVIWWLLAKLAQSPGAIWQQSIANPWILATTIIAMLLLLAPKGLPVRWLGVLWLLPLLYYRAPVPAAGEVWLTLLDVGQGLSAVIRTAHHTLVFDAGPKMGLQDDAGARVIVPFLHSLGIKRLDMLMISHGDSDHIGGAFSVLAQMPVSQIITSVPERFTPKSAQVCRQGQTWRWDQVVFRVLYPPPELLHQDNNSSCVLAISQNNQQTVLLTGDIEESAEYYLLQRSQDALSTKILVVPHHGSSTSSTTDFVNAVHPQYALFPVGYKNRYHFPSPMVLARYQRILAILLDTASGGAITLRLNKNAEVAQVLIKRQQARKIW